The following coding sequences lie in one Bacteroides helcogenes P 36-108 genomic window:
- the mutL gene encoding DNA mismatch repair endonuclease MutL, with the protein MSDIIHLLPDSVANQIAAGEVIQRPASVIKELVENAIDAEAQEIHVLVTDAGKTCIQVIDDGKGMSETDARLSFERHATSKIHEAADLFALRTMGFRGEALASIAAVAEVELKTRPASEELGTRLMIAGSKVESQEAVSCPKGSNFSVKNLFFNVPARRKFLKANSTELSNILNEFERIALVHPEVAFYLYSNDTELFNLPVMPLRQRIMSVFGKKLNQQLLAVEVDTTMVKVSGYVAKPETARKKGAHQYFFVNGRYMRHPYFHKAVMDAYEQLIPAGEQISYFIYFEVDPANIDVNIHPTKTEIKFENEQAIWQILSAAVKETLGRFNAVPTIDFDTEDMPDIPAFEQARPIEPPKVHYNTDFNPFKTSSAPSSSYGGDYSRPKMEWEGLYAGVEKASRMNEPVEEELFSEDGREAPSAPLEEMPDGGGMPFLRESAGDTVSSSSLYGDEPVIEKGGRHLQFKGRFILTSVKSGLMLIDQHRAHIRVLFERYLGQIRQKQGVSQGVLFPEIVQLPASEAAVLEDISGDLAAVGFDLSPLGGGSYAINGIPSGIEGLSPVDLIRNMVHTAMEKGNDVKEEVQTILALTLARAAAIVYGQVLSNDEMSNLVDSLFACPSPNYTPDGHTVLATIKEEDIEKLFAK; encoded by the coding sequence ATGAGCGACATTATTCATTTGCTGCCCGATTCGGTTGCCAATCAGATTGCTGCCGGAGAGGTGATACAGCGTCCGGCATCTGTCATTAAAGAATTGGTTGAGAATGCGATTGATGCCGAGGCGCAGGAAATTCATGTTTTGGTAACGGATGCAGGTAAGACTTGCATCCAGGTGATTGACGATGGAAAGGGCATGTCGGAAACAGATGCCCGTCTTTCCTTCGAACGTCATGCTACTTCAAAGATACATGAGGCTGCGGATTTGTTTGCATTGCGTACGATGGGCTTTCGTGGAGAGGCTCTGGCGTCCATAGCAGCAGTGGCGGAAGTAGAATTGAAGACACGTCCTGCCAGCGAGGAACTGGGAACTCGTTTGATGATTGCCGGTTCCAAGGTGGAGAGTCAGGAAGCTGTATCCTGTCCCAAGGGAAGCAATTTCTCCGTGAAAAACCTGTTCTTCAATGTCCCTGCCCGCCGGAAGTTCCTCAAGGCCAATTCTACGGAACTGAGTAATATCCTGAATGAGTTTGAGCGCATTGCACTGGTTCATCCGGAGGTGGCTTTCTATCTGTATAGCAACGACACGGAGCTGTTTAATCTTCCGGTCATGCCTTTGCGCCAGCGCATCATGTCCGTGTTCGGTAAAAAGTTGAACCAGCAATTGCTGGCGGTAGAAGTGGATACGACCATGGTGAAGGTTTCCGGCTATGTGGCCAAACCGGAGACGGCGCGCAAGAAAGGCGCACATCAGTATTTCTTTGTCAATGGACGCTACATGCGTCATCCGTATTTTCACAAGGCAGTGATGGATGCTTACGAACAGCTTATTCCGGCCGGTGAACAGATTTCGTATTTTATATATTTTGAAGTCGATCCTGCTAATATTGATGTGAACATACATCCCACAAAGACAGAAATAAAGTTTGAAAATGAGCAGGCTATCTGGCAGATATTGTCTGCTGCCGTGAAGGAGACGCTGGGACGTTTCAATGCCGTGCCTACCATCGACTTTGATACGGAAGACATGCCCGACATTCCGGCTTTTGAACAGGCTCGTCCGATAGAGCCGCCCAAGGTACATTATAACACTGATTTCAATCCTTTCAAGACATCTTCTGCGCCTTCATCCTCTTATGGCGGTGATTACTCTCGTCCGAAGATGGAATGGGAAGGGCTTTATGCCGGTGTCGAGAAGGCCAGCAGGATGAATGAACCGGTGGAGGAAGAATTGTTTTCGGAAGATGGGCGGGAGGCTCCTTCTGCTCCTTTGGAGGAAATGCCGGATGGCGGAGGAATGCCTTTTCTTCGAGAGTCGGCCGGAGATACGGTATCTTCTTCTTCTCTCTACGGAGATGAACCTGTCATTGAAAAGGGAGGGCGGCATCTGCAATTCAAAGGTCGTTTCATCCTTACTTCCGTAAAGTCGGGGTTGATGCTGATTGACCAGCACCGTGCACATATACGTGTCCTGTTTGAGCGTTACCTCGGTCAGATACGCCAAAAGCAAGGAGTTTCGCAAGGAGTTCTGTTCCCTGAAATTGTTCAGCTTCCGGCTTCAGAGGCTGCTGTCTTGGAGGATATTTCGGGCGATTTGGCAGCGGTAGGGTTCGACTTGAGCCCTTTGGGTGGAGGAAGTTATGCCATCAACGGCATACCGTCCGGCATTGAGGGACTGAGCCCGGTGGATTTAATCCGGAATATGGTGCACACGGCTATGGAAAAGGGCAATGACGTGAAGGAGGAGGTGCAGACGATTCTTGCATTGACATTGGCACGTGCGGCAGCCATTGTTTACGGGCAGGTTTTGAGCAATGATGAGATGTCGAATCTTGTGGATAGCCTGTTTGCCTGTCCCTCTCCTAATTATACTCCGGACGGGCATACGGTATTGGCCACAATTAAGGAAGAAGACATTGAAAAGCTTTTTGCCAAATAG
- a CDS encoding peptidyl-prolyl cis-trans isomerase, with amino-acid sequence MRTTSFLLFITLLCMACSEQHDHKGRTPLVELDGNFLYREDLQAVLPVGLSKDDSLLFVEHYIRNWVEDILLYDKAQSNIPNNDEIEKLVENYRKALIMHTYQQALIHQRFSEEISERDLADYYEKNRELFKVERPLMKGLFIKVPLTAPQLANVRRWYKTETQEAVEHLEKYSLQNAVKYEYFYDKWVSVSEVLDLIPLKESDVDEYLNRNRHVELSDTAFYYFLNVSDYRRIGEQEPYEFARTQVKDMLLNVKQVEFMEQVKDDLYQRAVKRDKIKYY; translated from the coding sequence ATGCGAACAACCAGCTTCTTGCTTTTCATTACTCTTCTCTGTATGGCGTGTAGCGAGCAACACGACCATAAGGGACGGACACCATTAGTGGAGTTGGATGGAAATTTTCTTTATCGGGAAGATTTGCAGGCGGTACTTCCTGTCGGTTTGTCAAAAGATGACAGTTTGTTGTTTGTAGAACATTACATCCGTAACTGGGTGGAAGACATTTTGCTTTATGACAAAGCGCAAAGCAATATCCCCAATAATGATGAAATTGAGAAACTTGTGGAGAATTATCGTAAAGCATTAATTATGCATACTTATCAGCAGGCATTGATACATCAGCGGTTTTCGGAAGAAATCTCAGAAAGAGATTTGGCAGATTATTATGAAAAGAACCGGGAGCTTTTCAAAGTAGAGCGTCCGTTGATGAAAGGGCTGTTTATTAAAGTTCCCTTGACTGCTCCTCAATTGGCAAATGTCCGGCGTTGGTATAAAACGGAAACACAAGAGGCGGTGGAACATCTGGAAAAGTACAGTTTACAGAATGCGGTGAAATATGAGTATTTCTACGACAAGTGGGTATCTGTTTCGGAAGTGCTGGACCTGATACCATTGAAGGAATCTGATGTGGATGAGTATCTGAACAGGAATCGCCATGTTGAATTGAGCGATACTGCCTTTTACTATTTTTTGAATGTGAGCGATTATCGTCGGATAGGAGAGCAGGAACCGTATGAATTTGCCCGGACACAAGTGAAAGACATGCTACTGAACGTAAAGCAAGTGGAGTTTATGGAGCAGGTAAAAGATGACTTGTATCAGCGAGCTGTAAAAAGAGACAAAATTAAGTATTATTAG
- a CDS encoding peptidylprolyl isomerase produces MIMIKNGLAIVFLCLSLATAVAQDPVLMRINGKDVLRSEFEYVYNKNNKSASARQVMPKNYVGTFIDYKLKVAEAETAGMDTTSAFRDKLEARRRWSSISYLVDEETEERIAHRFYNRLKFARQAGKVRVSHIFKYLSQNISGHALHEIEAKMDSIYQMLRKQGKNADFDACVVDFSDEKSEFWVSWLQMPAEFEDIVFGMQVGEISHPFFTPQGIHIVKVLERRELPPFEEVKEGIMHSRTYRYEMDEEMDALVEKLKKEYHYIPDQAGMDELISKGKTSRVLFIFGGKTYTGREFTRFAVAHPGGVRRQLREFVMKSVLDYENSHLEQKYPEFRLLMQAYKEELLLHEITDREVSERIKMDEAGLKAYFDTHRSDYYWKEPRYKGIVLHCTTKRVAKQVRKFLKQIPESEWMDAIRLTFNAEGTPEVQAEQGLFAYGDNAYVDALVFKGQEATPILSFPFTAILGRKVKGPEEFHEVSERLSVDYRNYLEQRWVAKLRASAKVEINQEVLKTVNNH; encoded by the coding sequence ATGATTATGATAAAGAATGGCTTGGCAATTGTATTTCTGTGCTTAAGTTTGGCGACGGCTGTTGCTCAAGATCCTGTATTGATGCGTATCAATGGGAAAGATGTTCTCCGTTCGGAGTTCGAGTATGTTTATAATAAGAATAACAAGTCTGCAAGTGCAAGGCAGGTGATGCCAAAAAATTATGTAGGGACGTTTATTGATTACAAGCTTAAAGTTGCGGAGGCAGAAACTGCCGGTATGGATACGACATCGGCTTTCCGGGATAAACTGGAGGCTCGTCGCCGCTGGTCATCCATATCTTATTTGGTGGATGAAGAGACGGAGGAGCGTATTGCACATCGATTTTATAACAGGCTAAAGTTTGCCAGACAGGCAGGGAAGGTACGTGTCAGTCATATTTTTAAATATCTTTCCCAGAATATTTCCGGACATGCATTGCATGAGATAGAGGCTAAAATGGATTCTATCTATCAAATGCTCAGAAAACAGGGGAAAAATGCGGATTTTGATGCCTGCGTGGTGGATTTTTCAGATGAAAAAAGTGAGTTTTGGGTAAGCTGGTTGCAAATGCCTGCCGAATTTGAAGATATTGTTTTTGGCATGCAGGTCGGTGAAATCTCACACCCGTTTTTTACTCCGCAAGGCATTCATATTGTAAAAGTTCTCGAACGGAGAGAACTTCCTCCATTTGAAGAAGTGAAGGAAGGTATTATGCATAGTCGGACATATCGTTATGAGATGGATGAGGAGATGGATGCTTTGGTGGAAAAATTGAAGAAAGAATACCATTATATTCCCGATCAGGCTGGAATGGATGAACTTATATCCAAGGGAAAGACAAGCCGAGTATTGTTTATTTTCGGGGGAAAGACATATACCGGTAGAGAATTTACCCGTTTTGCGGTGGCTCATCCTGGAGGTGTGCGGCGTCAGTTGAGAGAATTTGTTATGAAATCCGTCTTAGATTATGAGAATAGTCATTTGGAACAGAAATATCCTGAATTTCGTTTGCTGATGCAAGCATATAAGGAGGAATTACTGCTACATGAAATTACTGACCGTGAAGTTTCGGAACGAATTAAAATGGATGAAGCCGGTTTGAAGGCTTACTTTGATACCCATCGTTCCGATTATTATTGGAAAGAACCTCGTTATAAAGGAATTGTGTTGCATTGTACTACCAAGCGTGTAGCAAAACAAGTACGTAAATTTCTGAAACAAATCCCTGAAAGTGAATGGATGGATGCCATCCGGTTGACTTTTAATGCCGAAGGTACTCCTGAAGTGCAGGCTGAACAAGGTCTTTTTGCGTATGGAGACAATGCCTATGTCGATGCTCTGGTGTTTAAGGGGCAAGAGGCGACTCCTATATTGTCTTTTCCTTTTACTGCTATCCTTGGGAGAAAAGTTAAAGGGCCGGAGGAATTTCATGAAGTTAGTGAACGCCTTTCAGTTGATTATAGAAACTACCTGGAACAGCGTTGGGTGGCTAAACTGCGTGCTTCCGCTAAGGTTGAAATTAACCAAGAGGTTTTAAAAACCGTTAATAATCACTGA
- a CDS encoding OstA-like protein: MQKKNTRMSFLNRHRYLLAGILCLFGMCLMNGQDRKTNTKAPDSKNTVAVAQKKNGIPEKKKTRVDLLYADEAQADKLLRPDVQVLIGSVRLKHDSMYMFCDSALIYEKINSVEAFGNVRMEQGDTLFIYGDYLYYDGMSQLAMLREHVRMINRKTVLTTDSLNYDRLYNLGYYFEGGTLTDEENVLTSEWGEYSPATKLAVFNHDVKLVNPKFTLTSDTLKYSTASKVATILGPSDIISDKNHIYSERGEYNTVTEQAELLDRSILTNEGKKLTGDSLFYDRKLGYGEAFYNVQMNDTVNKNMLTGDYCFYNELTGNALATKRAVAIDYSQGDSLFMHGDTLRLLTYHLNTDSMYREMHAYHKVRAYRTDVQAVCDSLVYNSKDSCMTMYYDPVLWHGSQQLLGEEIKVYMNDSTIDWAHIINQALAVEQKDSIHYNQVTGKEMKGFFIGGDMRRVEVNGNVLVVFYPVEEKDSSLIMMNYSEGSFLRLLLKDRKMERGSFIGKANGTAYPLDQIPSDKYRLPSFVWFDYIRPLNKEDIFNWRGKKAGEVLQKSDRKPVTSPRNMHIKRNNK, from the coding sequence ATGCAAAAGAAAAATACGAGAATGAGTTTTCTGAACAGGCATAGATACCTATTGGCAGGTATTCTATGCCTGTTTGGCATGTGCCTGATGAATGGTCAGGACAGAAAGACGAATACCAAAGCTCCGGACAGTAAGAATACAGTAGCTGTTGCGCAGAAGAAAAACGGAATTCCCGAAAAGAAGAAAACGCGCGTAGATTTGTTGTATGCCGACGAGGCGCAGGCCGATAAACTGTTGCGCCCGGATGTGCAGGTACTTATCGGATCGGTAAGGCTGAAACATGACAGTATGTACATGTTCTGCGACAGTGCCTTGATTTACGAAAAAATCAATTCGGTTGAAGCTTTTGGTAATGTTCGTATGGAGCAGGGGGATACTTTGTTTATTTACGGTGATTATTTGTACTATGACGGAATGTCGCAACTGGCAATGTTGCGTGAGCATGTGCGTATGATCAACCGTAAGACGGTGTTGACTACTGACAGCTTGAACTACGACCGTCTGTATAACTTGGGTTACTATTTTGAAGGAGGTACGCTGACCGATGAGGAGAATGTCCTTACTTCGGAATGGGGCGAGTATAGCCCGGCCACTAAACTGGCTGTTTTCAACCATGATGTGAAGCTGGTCAATCCCAAGTTCACATTGACTTCCGATACCTTGAAGTACAGTACGGCATCCAAAGTTGCCACAATTTTGGGTCCCTCTGATATCATAAGTGATAAAAACCATATATATTCTGAGCGCGGCGAGTATAATACGGTTACTGAACAGGCTGAATTGCTTGACCGTTCCATATTGACCAATGAAGGCAAGAAGCTGACGGGCGATAGTCTTTTCTATGACCGTAAGCTGGGATATGGCGAGGCTTTCTACAATGTCCAGATGAATGATACCGTTAACAAGAATATGCTTACGGGTGATTATTGCTTTTACAATGAACTTACCGGGAATGCTCTGGCAACCAAACGTGCCGTGGCAATAGATTATTCGCAGGGTGACAGTCTGTTTATGCACGGTGATACTCTGAGGCTGCTTACTTATCATCTGAACACGGATTCCATGTATCGGGAGATGCATGCCTATCATAAAGTTCGTGCCTACCGCACAGACGTACAGGCTGTGTGTGACTCTTTGGTGTATAACTCCAAGGACTCCTGCATGACTATGTACTATGATCCTGTGTTATGGCATGGCAGCCAGCAATTATTGGGGGAAGAAATAAAGGTTTATATGAACGACAGCACCATAGACTGGGCGCATATCATTAATCAGGCTTTGGCTGTGGAACAGAAAGACAGCATTCATTATAACCAAGTGACCGGTAAGGAAATGAAAGGCTTCTTTATCGGCGGAGATATGCGCCGGGTGGAAGTGAATGGCAATGTGCTGGTTGTGTTTTATCCGGTAGAGGAAAAAGACAGTTCTCTGATTATGATGAACTATTCGGAAGGCAGCTTCTTGAGACTGCTTTTGAAAGACAGGAAAATGGAGCGAGGCTCCTTTATCGGTAAGGCCAACGGGACAGCTTATCCTCTGGATCAGATACCGTCGGACAAATATAGATTGCCGTCTTTTGTCTGGTTTGATTATATTCGTCCGCTTAATAAGGAAGATATCTTCAATTGGAGAGGTAAAAAGGCCGGTGAAGTATTACAGAAGAGTGATCGCAAACCTGTAACTTCACCAAGGAATATGCATATAAAACGTAATAATAAATAG
- a CDS encoding peptidylprolyl isomerase yields MKKCMSFKFVVLFALTLLAGSTVYGQDNVIDEVVWVVGDEAILKSEVEEARMSALYEGRKFDRDPYCVIPEEIAVQKLFLHQAALDSIEVAEAEVLQRVDYMTNMYISNIGSREKMEEYFNKTSSQIRETLRDNAREGLKVQKMQQKLVGEIKVTPAEVRRYFKDLPQDSIPYIPTQVEVQIITLQPKIPQEEIEDVKRRLREYTDRVNKGESFSMLARMYSEDRGSAIRGGEIDFSGRGMLDPAYASVAFNLQDPTKVSKIVESEYGFHIIQLIEKRGDRIKTRHILLKPHIPTEALTAGCARLDSIADDIRNNKFSFEEAASVLSQDKDTRNNHGLLPNPNSNTSKFEMQELPPEIAKVVDKMKVGEISEAFTMIPQKTGKEECVIVKLKSRINGHKATIADDYQNLKDIVLEKRRDVVLDKWIREKQKHTYVRIKDNWKNNCTFKYPGWIKD; encoded by the coding sequence ATGAAAAAGTGTATGAGCTTTAAGTTTGTAGTTTTATTTGCCTTGACACTATTAGCCGGTTCTACCGTTTATGGACAAGACAACGTGATTGACGAGGTAGTTTGGGTAGTAGGCGACGAGGCTATATTGAAGTCCGAAGTAGAAGAAGCACGTATGAGTGCATTGTACGAAGGACGCAAGTTTGACCGTGACCCTTATTGTGTGATACCAGAGGAAATAGCAGTTCAAAAACTGTTTCTTCACCAAGCTGCACTTGATAGTATTGAAGTCGCTGAAGCCGAAGTGCTCCAGCGTGTGGACTACATGACAAACATGTATATTTCAAACATCGGTTCGCGTGAGAAGATGGAAGAGTACTTTAATAAAACTTCCAGTCAGATTCGTGAGACTTTGCGTGATAATGCCCGTGAAGGTTTGAAAGTGCAAAAGATGCAACAGAAACTTGTAGGAGAAATAAAAGTGACTCCTGCTGAAGTACGCCGTTATTTTAAGGATCTGCCTCAGGATAGTATTCCTTATATTCCTACTCAGGTAGAAGTGCAGATCATTACTTTGCAGCCGAAGATTCCTCAAGAAGAAATAGAGGATGTAAAGAGGCGTCTGCGTGAATATACCGACCGGGTCAATAAGGGTGAAAGTTTTTCCATGTTGGCTCGTATGTACTCTGAAGACCGCGGATCTGCCATTCGTGGTGGTGAGATAGATTTTTCGGGTCGCGGCATGCTCGATCCTGCTTATGCGAGTGTAGCCTTCAACTTGCAAGATCCCACTAAGGTATCCAAAATCGTGGAGTCGGAATATGGATTTCATATCATTCAGTTGATAGAGAAACGTGGTGACCGCATCAAGACCCGCCACATATTGCTGAAGCCGCATATCCCCACAGAGGCTTTGACTGCAGGTTGTGCGCGTCTGGATTCTATTGCAGATGACATCCGTAATAACAAATTTAGTTTTGAAGAAGCAGCTTCCGTACTTTCACAGGACAAGGACACTCGTAACAATCACGGCCTGCTGCCCAATCCTAACAGCAATACTTCCAAGTTTGAAATGCAGGAATTACCGCCTGAGATAGCAAAAGTCGTGGACAAGATGAAAGTTGGAGAAATCTCAGAGGCATTCACTATGATTCCTCAGAAGACCGGTAAGGAGGAATGCGTGATTGTGAAGCTGAAAAGCCGTATTAACGGACATAAGGCAACGATTGCGGATGATTATCAGAATCTGAAAGATATAGTGTTGGAGAAGCGTCGTGACGTAGTGTTGGACAAGTGGATTCGTGAAAAGCAGAAACACACTTATGTGCGCATTAAGGACAATTGGAAAAATAATTGTACGTTCAAGTATCCGGGGTGGATCAAAGACTGA
- the guaB gene encoding IMP dehydrogenase, with translation MSFIADKIVMDGLTYDDVLLIPAYSEVLPKTVELSTKFSRNIELKIPFVTAAMDTVTEAKMAIAIAREGGIGVIHKNMSIEEQARQVAIVKRAENGMIYDPVTIKRGSTVADALDLMAEYKIGGIPVVDDERYLVGIVTNRDLRFEKDLSKRIDEVMTKENIITTNPTTDMDAVSQILQEHRIEKLPVVDKDNKLVGLITYKDITKAKDKPMACKDAKGRLRVAAGVGVTADTLDRMQALVDAGADAIVIDTAHGHSMYVIEKLKEAKKRFPNIDIVVGNIATGEAAKALVAAGADGVKVGIGPGSICTTRVVAGVGVPQLSAVYDVAKALKGTGIPLIADGGLRYSGDVVKALAAGGYSVMIGSLVAGTEESPGETIIFNGRKFKSYRGMGSLEAMEHGSKDRYFQSGTSDVKKLVPEGIAARVPYKGTLFEVIYQLVGGLRAGMGYCGAADIDKLHDAKFTRITNAGVLESHPHDVAITSEAPNYSRPE, from the coding sequence ATGTCATTTATTGCTGATAAGATTGTAATGGATGGGTTGACGTACGATGACGTATTGTTGATTCCCGCTTATTCTGAAGTCTTGCCCAAAACAGTCGAACTCTCGACTAAGTTTTCACGAAACATTGAGTTGAAAATCCCGTTTGTAACTGCTGCTATGGATACGGTTACCGAAGCGAAAATGGCAATTGCAATTGCCCGCGAAGGTGGTATTGGTGTAATCCATAAAAACATGTCTATTGAAGAGCAGGCACGTCAAGTTGCCATAGTGAAGCGTGCGGAAAACGGTATGATTTATGATCCGGTAACTATCAAGAGAGGCTCTACGGTGGCCGATGCTTTAGATTTGATGGCTGAATATAAGATCGGTGGTATTCCGGTTGTGGATGATGAAAGATATTTGGTGGGAATTGTCACTAACCGTGACTTGCGTTTTGAGAAAGATTTAAGCAAACGCATAGACGAAGTGATGACTAAGGAGAATATAATCACTACCAATCCTACCACTGACATGGATGCCGTTTCACAGATTCTGCAGGAGCATAGGATTGAAAAGTTGCCGGTAGTAGATAAAGATAACAAACTGGTAGGTTTGATCACTTATAAAGACATAACCAAAGCAAAAGATAAGCCGATGGCTTGTAAGGACGCCAAGGGACGTTTGCGTGTTGCCGCCGGTGTAGGGGTTACGGCTGATACTCTTGACCGTATGCAGGCTTTGGTAGATGCTGGGGCGGATGCCATTGTAATTGATACGGCGCATGGACATTCTATGTATGTAATAGAGAAACTGAAAGAAGCAAAGAAGCGTTTCCCAAATATTGATATCGTGGTTGGCAATATAGCTACGGGTGAAGCGGCAAAAGCCTTGGTTGCTGCGGGTGCTGACGGAGTCAAAGTTGGCATCGGCCCGGGTTCTATTTGTACTACTCGTGTTGTTGCCGGTGTGGGCGTTCCACAGTTGTCTGCTGTATATGACGTAGCGAAGGCTTTGAAAGGGACAGGAATACCTTTGATTGCCGATGGTGGTTTGCGCTATTCTGGTGATGTCGTTAAGGCTTTGGCTGCCGGTGGTTACAGCGTGATGATCGGTTCGCTGGTTGCCGGGACAGAAGAATCTCCGGGTGAAACAATTATATTTAATGGACGTAAATTTAAGTCTTATCGCGGTATGGGCTCTTTGGAAGCTATGGAGCATGGATCTAAGGACCGCTATTTTCAAAGTGGAACAAGTGATGTGAAAAAACTGGTTCCAGAAGGAATTGCCGCCCGTGTTCCTTACAAAGGAACTTTGTTTGAGGTGATTTATCAGTTGGTCGGCGGTTTGCGTGCTGGCATGGGATATTGTGGCGCGGCCGATATCGACAAATTGCATGATGCTAAATTTACTCGCATTACAAATGCCGGTGTATTGGAGAGCCATCCGCACGATGTAGCCATTACCAGTGAAGCTCCGAATTATAGCCGTCCCGAATAA